caagctGGTGGTCAGACGGTGTTGGAACTGGGTTTGGAGTTTGAAATCGGCATCGTTTAGTGGACTGGGCCTTGAGAAATAATTATGCTAGGTCTTAATCACACTCGCGCAACAAAATATATATAGATGAAAGAAACAAAAGAGAGAGGGGGACGGACAGAGGCTGCGGCTGCAGAGCCGTCTACAAGACGAAACGAAGACTAGGGTTTGCGTTTGGTGATCTCCATTTTCACTTTGATTAGATATTGATTTTAGAtatttttatggcttttgagaaatctATGTCTAGCTAatcatgttaggatttagatAGAAACCAATTTGATTGTgtgaactctacatttatatgcttaataatgatttgaatgactagtaattTATCTTCATAAAAGCTTGGTAtctaattgtttatgtgattttgttgattatctatgcttttcaattgatatttcgtgctttggttaaatcccttgacgtgatatgctttaggattgatagataATATTTTAGGATCACTACATACGAAGTGAAGGAAactacagcggagaaacaatatttaaatgcatgaaatatatttttaaagattagcaGAGTTTGCacaattaattggtggaaacaaAAAAACCTAATAACGTTtatcattaaaattattattatttcattttgttccaattATCTGAAAAATCGctaaaacatcatcttgtcgattagttacttttggtattagttagtagtagtatttcacactccctgtgggaacaaACCGCATTTTCTATCTATATTACACTTGACCTATGAGCTTGCGGATAAAActaggtttcatttaatcattatttttggttatataaaatctacatcaagtttttggcgccgctgccggggagtggtagcaaaatactcactagttgatatcattgtatatagcttatttttaatttttgtaaataatttatttttattgttcttttagatttcttttagttctttttacgcagtttgtttgattattttttttaggtactttagtctgaaatgcgggcgaaaagaaagtatgcactcgcaaaacatttgcaagagccacttggaagatccattagaggtttgcttagatcattttgggtatgatttttatgatgatagtgttatttttgaagtcaatgccttgttagactccacatcACTACTAGACACAAATAAAATGGAAACctaaactagaacctctagttctgtctgagtctcgattagttccatcagtcgagaatgctccgaccttgacccataaactattaagttctgaattttttcgtcttgatgatattgataatgaaactgttttagatgataatgggtctatgagtcgtgatattattgctccattgaggccttgttcagcgagtgaatttgaaccaacatatgtttgtgtgcccgacttagctgaatttgaaccaatatcagtcgtggaagttatttccgctgacttagaacctgatttagggaatacaaaaactgttcaattctttaaacaatctttgCTAATTATCTGCAAATCTGATTTACTTCACATTTCCATTTATGGTTGGGAAGGTTCGAATTATGTTGTGactaagattgaattcagttttagctCTCTGGATATTAATCAATCTTACTGCAGGTTCATGTTTTCaactgaccggattagttgggttgatccccaacttttcagactctatatatatgattggcagttTACTTTAGGGTACCAACCCCagattgtttgagaacgtgctactggcaagtcgggaaacaaataactttcgcttcatgggagtcaacccatcagatttgttccctctactctttctcttatatatttttttctttttgcatttcccatcttaatttctacgttggatgactcaattacattgaggaaaatataatatttaagtgtggaggaatggttaattatccatatttttgcaggttttcatttttcttaaaaaagaataaaaaaaattcattgcataATATGATCAGCAATTGAGCGGATCtattctctgttttgctcgaggactagcaaaatataagtgtgggggtgttgataagcatgtaaatgctacattttatacccatatttatactagctaggactcgatattttggctaacatcactattttaatgcttttacAGAACGTACACACAATTCTAATTAACCGGAACATATAAACATCTAAAGCGTTAGCTAAATGGCGTTTGCGAcgtaaatgatgaaatggggttggcctggtatttccatgtatcatcaATCACAATAGTGAAATGGGGTTggtctggtatttccatatatcagcaaccacaacgaCGAAcagtggttggcctggtatttccatatatcagcaaccacaatgacgaAATGGGGTTggtctggtatttccatgtatcagcaaccacaatgacgaaatggcgttggcctggtatttccatatatcagcaaccacaatggtgaaatgaggttggcctggtatctccatgtatcagcaaccacaatgataaaATGGGGCtgacctggtatctccatatatcagcaaccacattgATATAAATGAAAATTCGAGTCTGGCCTGGTATTCTTTATATATCAGCAACGGTCATATTACTCACGGCACCGAAACGATGTCCACTGGAAGTTAGCAAGTGAACAGGTCGTGGAGGCTTAAGACAACAACTAGGGCCAGAGATACCAAATCAGTGAGGCAGAGAAATGTTCTCTTTATTCACACGTGAAAGTCACATAGGAGTTACCGATATAATGGACTCTACGTGTCCATATAGCTCCCCCACCACATCTGCCTCATCTCCTTGGATTTGTTTCGTCTCTCTCGGCTAGAAATGGTGAATAGAAATAGGCTTACACGGTCCGGAATTTGGTTGTGTTATGCTGGTGATGTttgcaattggtgatttgattaTTCCCTGAAGAAGATATTGCTATGAGCTGAAGTTGAGTGCTAATGCCAAGGTTGATCGTGAGCAGGATAAAGGTTAACTTGTCAGAGATGTTCGGTGGTTGTTTGTACGGTCCTGGGTGCTGTTGTTTGAGATAAGAAGCTAAGAAAAATGGTGTCGTGGGCTGAGTTAAGAAGAATGGTTTGGCAGCTGACAAAGTTTATTCATTACTGCAGCAGTGAAGTGATAATTATGGTGTTGGCTAATGGTGTCTGTTCTGGTAGTTATGGGATGCAAATGAAGTTGGAATCATGAGCACGTAGGTAAAGTTGGAGGACTGAAACTAAATTGTAGCTGGTATTTACGCTGCACTAATCATGAGAGAATGGAGGTGGTGGCAGTTCGAGACAACAACAACGGATTTCAGGAAATGATTGCAGGCGATGGTGATGGATGGTTGGAGTTCAGATTCTGTGCATGGCTAATTCGGAAGTTAAACGGTGTTTGGGACAAAATGAGCAATGTCACCGCTCATGACACCAGAAGAAAGTCAGAGTCGGAGCTTTGTTGCATGTCTGGCACAACAGTTAATGGGACGTGGTGCTTTAGAGGCTCAGCCAGGTAAGTGGGACTTGGCATCTCATATAGAAACAAACAATAAGAAATTCAAGCAGCTGTTGTCAGCCGGAGACAAGGAATAAATGGGTGCTTGTGGAGGTACCTACTACCATGGTTACTCCCAGTATTGATTACTGCTACCTTGAAGGCGAGATTATCAAGGTACAGAAGAACTCGAGATGAAATCAGAGAAGATGATGGAAGTTAGGAGTAGTACGTATTCTATTTGGTTGAGCTGTTGAAGAGAATGGACGGAAAGAAATACGTGGCAGTCAGGCGTTTTGTTGGAGCAGTTAAGCTGGAGCTGAAGTGGCTAGTCAGAGACTCTTTGAAGCTTGCTCGGAAGCTGGAGGAAAGAACTGAGAACGTGCATGGTGTTGTGGGTATTGGAAAGTTGGACTTTAGCACTGGCCGGAGTGTAGAAAGTGGAGCTGGTGGTCAGACGGTGTTGGACCTGGGTTTGGAGTTTGAAATCGGCATCGTTAAATGGACTGGGCCTTGAGCAATAATTATGCTAGGTCTTAATCACACTCGCGCATCAAAATATATATAGATGAAAAGAAACAGAAGAGAGGGGGGGACGGGCTGAGGCTGCGGCTGCAGAGCCGTCTACAAGACGAAACGAAGACTAGGGTTTGTGTCCGGTGATCTCCATTTTCACTTTGATTAGCTAttgattttaaatatttttatggcttttgagaaatctATGTCTAGCtaatcatgttagggtttaggtagaaaccaatttaattgtgtgagctctacatttatatgtttaataatgatttgaatgactagtaattTATTTTCGTAAAAGCTTGGTAtctaattgtttatgtgattttgttgattatctatgcttttcaattgatatttcctgctttggttaaatcccatGAAGTGATATGTTTTAGGATTGATAGATAATACTTTAGGATCACTACATacgaagcgaaggaaattacagcggagaaacaatatttaaatgcatgaaatatatttttaaagattagcaGAGTTTGCacaattaattggtggaaaccaaaaaccctaataacgtttgtcattaaaattattattatttcattttgttccaattatctgaaaaatcgttaaaacatcattttgtcgattagttacttttgttattagttagtagtagtatttcacactccctgtgagaacgaaccgcatttgctatctatattatacttgacctgtgcgcttgcggataaaactaggtttcatttaatcattatttttggtTATATAAAATCTACATCATACATCCAATTTACGGCTGGTAATCCTGACCGTAAATTGCCCTGGAATGTTAGTATCAGATTATACTTAAACAAGAATCTGATAAATTAAGAATCAAAACACTAGTATCCATTCATTCTAATATCTCGTTACTTAAAACAAACGAAATCACCCTAATCCATAACCTAAAACATGCTAAAAGTAAATCTGCATAATGAAAAGCTGGAATGACTTAAACAAGTATATAAAACAATCATCCACTATGAACAATAATCGAAGGAACATcctaagaagatgatgaagaactgtcGGGAGTTTGGGAATCACTCATGCAATCATCCTCGTCGTTAGTATAGAGATCATCCATCGTTGGACTATGTAACTCTTGAAGCTTGAGAAACGTGTTTTTTATTGGTCGTAATCCAAATATAAAACCTCAGCAATGTTACGGATCAGTCCCCTGGAAATCCACTTAGCTCGCTTGACCTATTTTCACATCATCCAATTAATAGTGGTACATAATTTGAGAaacgtatacaaaaaaaaaaagaataatataCTTAGCATACGTACCATCATCGTAGCAATACCACACATTGGTAATTTTTGggattctttctccttttcagggttcctaaaaatgatgaaaaacataTCAGAGGATAGGACCAATTCACTCAGAGTTATATGTATTACACAATATCGGCTGGGAAGCACGTTAAGCGGCCGGGAAGTGTGACACCACCTAACCGTAAATCTGACTTTTCAATCATTTAAGATCTCCCCTTATCCATATTTTGGCTACCCGAAGCACATTAAGCGCCAAAATTCCTATTCGGTGCCCAATAATTAGGGATGGCAATGGGgagggtatggggcggggaccttgaatcccatcccctaCCCCGTTCAGAAAACCAAAACCCATCCCCTACCCGTTCCCCATAAGAATGGGGCGGGGACGGGTATGGGGAATCCCCGTAGGGGATgggtttcccatgggttaccATAACACTATAATAAATATTTAGAATTTTATAAATAATaatagtttaaaaataattataatgtttCAGACAATAATAATAACCCGTGCAGTGTATCTTAAAATTTTAAGTTTATCATAACTAAGCTAAAACTGAATAATAAAGGAAACAATTGATCCACAATGAAGAATCATGGTTCTTTTTACTTCTTAGTTCCTCATTGTTAACCATCTTCCTCCATGTTAATAATCTCATCATGgtcttcttcattatcttcccAAAAAGTTCCCCGTTCTGATTTTAATTCACCTATTGAAATATAAATAAAATGTATCATATATAACCGTAAATAAGTATTTAAATGTAAAAATTGCTTTAATAACAAATATTCTTTTACCTTCCATCTTATCCCACAGCCAATCTTGAGTGCACATCAGAGCTTCCAATGTTTTTGGATGAAGTCGATTACGTTGGATACTCACAAATCTACCTCCAGTGCTAAAAGCAGATTCTGAAGCAACTGTAGACACTGGAATCGCTAAGATGTCTCTAGCCATACACTGCAATACCGGATATTTGATTCCATTTGTCTTCCACCATGCTAGTATGTCAAAATCATTCGCCCTAGGTAAAAGACTTTCCTCCAAATAACATGTTAACTCTGACTTAACAGTACTAGTCTGAGTGCTATTAGAGACAAACATATCAAATTTATCCAAAGGATCTACGTCATCATCTAAACCATACATCTCTGATCGAGAAGTGGATGAAAAATCACTTTGGCCAATAGATTTATCAGCAAATACTTTCAGTTCATACTCTTTAGCCAAATCAAAACATAAATTGCTTACTCGAGTCATTTCGAAGTCTGCAAAAGATGGACCATAAATTTGCGGGAAGTAAAACTGAATCAATTTCATCTTAAACCTTGGATCCAACATAATTGCTACTGCCATTATCCCATTGATCACCATCCAATACTCTTGAAACTTTTCTATCATACCTGATGCCATTTCTcttatcacatcaaatttagatttACTCCACTCGTTCAATGACAATCTAATCTCACAAATACTTGGAAAAAAAAGATTGGTTGTAGGATATTTTACTCCAGAAAACTTCTCCGTGAAGTTATAAAATATCTTCAATTTATCACACATCTCCCTTGCCAACGACCAATCTTCTTCACCGGGCAAATACTTATATTGTGGCTCTCGTTGCTTTAGGCGAGTGAAGACCCTTTGATACTTAATAGCAATATTAAGCATCATATATGTAGAGTTCCATCTAGTCTCACAATCAAGGACTAGCTTATTTGTACATGCAATATTTAACTGACGGGCAGCCTCTTCGAATTTTTCAACTCGTTTTGGTGTTGCTTTCCAGTAAGAAACACTATTACGAATCAACTCGATTGCCCCTTTAATCCCTTCTAATCCTTGCTTGACTATGAGAGCTAGTATGTGCGCACAACAACGCATACGAAACAAATCTCCACCCAATAGTAATGAGTTACTTGACAATTTTTCCAAGGTATTTTTGATCATAAGATCATTAGTGGTGCAATTATCAACAGTAATAGTAGATATCTTACCATCAATATTCCAATCCAACAGACATTCCATCAATGCTTCCGAGAGGACCTCAGCTGTATGTGGACATGGAACATACATAAACCTAGTACAGATAACACATGTATTAGCAATAGAAAAAACATCTACATAAAATATATAGGTATATGTATTCATACCTGATAATTTGGCTTTGTAGGATCCATGAATCATCGATAAAATGAGATGTAATGACCATGTATCCTTTCTTTTGTTTACTGGTCCACATATCAGTGGTTAATGCAATTTTTCCTTGATGTTTAAAAGCTGCATTATTTTAACTTTTTCTTCATCGTATATTTTGAAAATGTCATTTTTAATGGTGTTTCGGGATACCACCTTAAACAGTGGTTGGAGTGCATTTGAATATCTTCTGAATCCTTCATGCTCGACGATGGAAAGCGGGTATTCATGTAGAATTATCATGTAAGCGAGCTCCTTCCTGGCGACagattgatcaaaattatatgttGTAAGCTGG
The nucleotide sequence above comes from Papaver somniferum cultivar HN1 chromosome 8, ASM357369v1, whole genome shotgun sequence. Encoded proteins:
- the LOC113306259 gene encoding zinc finger BED domain-containing protein RICESLEEPER 2-like, with protein sequence MIITPILDETEESQYEDHVRTTPTSPPPANDVQLQSNDTAQPNAADGDDAEDEATKTRTGRKRFMYVPCPHTAEVLSEALMECLLDWNIDGKISTITVDNCTTNDLMIKNTLEKLSSNSLLLGGDLFRMRCCAHILALIVKQGLEGIKGAIELIRNSVSYWKATPKRVEKFEEAARQLNIACTNKLVLDCETRWNSTYMMLNIAIKYQRVFTRLKQREPQYKYLPGEEDWSLAREMCDKLKIFYNFTEKFSGVKYPTTNLFFPSICEIRLSLNEWSKSKFDVIREMASGMIEKFQEYWMVINGIMAVAIMLDPRFKMKLIQFYFPQIYGPSFADFEMTRVSNLCFDLAKEYELKVFADKSIGQSDFSSTSRSEMYGLDDDVDPLDKFDMFVSNSTQTSTVKSELTCYLEESLLPRANDFDILAWWKTNGIKYPVLQCMARDILAIPVSTVASESAFSTGGRFVSIQRNRLHPKTLEALMCTQDWLWDKMEGELKSERGTFWEDNEEDHDEIINMEEDG